One genomic region from Jilunia laotingensis encodes:
- a CDS encoding WbqC family protein, whose product MKTAYLSSAYLAPVEYYTKLLTYDRIFIEQHDHYMKQTYRNRCTIAGPDGEIALSIPTVKPDSLKCPMKDIRISDHGNWRHLHWNSIESAYNSTPFFEYYKDDFQPFYEKKYEFLADFNEELCNLVCELIDIQPVMERTSDYKTTFTPDEYDFREAIHPKKDYHLTDPEFIPRPYYQVFEARNGFRPNLSIIDLLFNMGPESLLILK is encoded by the coding sequence ATGAAAACAGCTTATCTTTCCTCCGCTTACCTGGCTCCTGTCGAGTATTACACGAAGTTGCTCACATACGACCGTATTTTCATCGAACAACATGATCATTATATGAAGCAAACCTACCGGAATCGTTGCACCATTGCCGGTCCCGATGGCGAGATTGCCCTCAGCATTCCTACTGTGAAACCGGATAGCCTGAAATGCCCGATGAAAGATATCCGCATATCCGACCACGGAAACTGGCGGCATCTGCACTGGAATTCCATAGAATCGGCTTATAACAGTACTCCGTTTTTTGAGTATTATAAAGATGATTTCCAACCTTTTTATGAAAAGAAATACGAGTTCTTAGCCGATTTTAACGAAGAGCTTTGCAACCTTGTATGCGAGCTGATAGACATCCAGCCTGTGATGGAACGAACCTCAGATTATAAAACAACATTTACTCCGGATGAATATGACTTCCGGGAAGCGATCCATCCTAAAAAGGACTACCACCTGACAGACCCAGAATTTATTCCCCGCCCTTACTATCAAGTTTTTGAAGCACGCAACGGATTCCGTCCCAACCTGAGCATCATCGACCTGTTGTTTAACATGGGACCGGAAAGTTTACTGATATTAAAATAG
- the lepB gene encoding signal peptidase I, which yields MKRWKWTIALSGAIVIVLLLRGFAFTSCLIPSSGMENSLFRGERILVNKWSYGLRLPFISLFSYHRWGEKKVRKEDIVVFNNPANTSEPVIDQREVFISRCVGTPGDTLLVDSLFTVIPSQKGAAPDLKQLYAYPKMREQQLDSLLALLSIAPNELMGQDSVNHVRSFSRYEYYLLEQAMNGKNWIHPLQTNPESSVAYPLVIPGKGKAVRVYPWNRTLLRNTLVLHEGRQAEIKNDTLYVDGAPAQHCYFTKDYYWMASNNSVNLSDSRLFGFVPQDHILGKASLILFSKENQTNPFNGYRWNRFFRPIH from the coding sequence ATGAAGCGATGGAAGTGGACAATAGCTTTGTCAGGAGCAATCGTCATTGTACTTTTGCTCCGTGGCTTCGCTTTTACTTCCTGCCTCATCCCGTCCAGTGGCATGGAGAACTCACTCTTCCGTGGCGAACGGATATTAGTCAATAAATGGAGTTATGGACTGCGTTTGCCTTTCATATCGCTTTTCTCTTACCACAGATGGGGTGAAAAGAAAGTGCGGAAAGAAGACATCGTTGTTTTCAACAATCCCGCCAATACCTCCGAACCGGTGATCGACCAGCGGGAAGTTTTTATCAGCCGGTGCGTAGGTACTCCGGGGGACACCTTACTGGTCGACTCACTCTTCACGGTTATTCCGTCCCAAAAGGGAGCCGCACCCGATCTGAAACAATTGTATGCCTATCCCAAGATGCGCGAGCAGCAACTGGATTCACTCTTAGCACTCCTCTCTATCGCTCCCAATGAGTTAATGGGGCAGGATTCGGTGAACCATGTTCGTAGTTTCAGCCGTTATGAATATTATCTGTTGGAACAAGCCATGAACGGAAAGAACTGGATACACCCTCTGCAAACCAACCCGGAAAGCAGCGTTGCTTATCCTTTGGTCATCCCCGGGAAGGGAAAAGCCGTTCGCGTGTATCCTTGGAACAGAACCTTGCTGCGAAATACGCTTGTTCTTCACGAAGGCAGACAGGCAGAAATCAAAAATGACACTTTATATGTTGACGGAGCCCCCGCCCAACATTGTTATTTCACCAAAGATTATTATTGGATGGCATCCAACAATTCCGTCAACCTCTCCGACTCACGTCTTTTCGGATTTGTGCCACAAGACCATATCCTGGGAAAAGCTTCCCTCATCCTGTTCTCCAAAGAAAACCAAACCAACCCTTTCAACGGATACAGATGGAACCGCTTCTTCCGCCCGATCCATTAA
- a CDS encoding RNA polymerase sigma-70 factor produces MTIDLESFRKYYDSYYEQLCRFLNLYSHDPQIIEDVLQEVFLKLWENRDSVEVEHVKTYLFHAAKNQILNYLRNEQNRHYLLERWFDQQIEDKHNKECFDLEKFSSVLDMAINCLPEKCKEIFILSRKENLSYKQIAEVKGISIKTVENQMGIALKKIRDFMTSYSFSFIFFFL; encoded by the coding sequence ATGACTATTGATCTTGAATCATTCCGCAAGTATTACGATTCATATTATGAACAATTGTGCCGTTTCCTGAATCTATATTCACACGATCCGCAGATCATTGAAGATGTGCTACAGGAAGTTTTCCTAAAACTTTGGGAGAACCGCGACTCCGTGGAGGTAGAACACGTGAAAACGTATCTGTTCCACGCTGCCAAAAACCAGATATTAAACTATCTGCGGAATGAACAAAACAGGCATTACCTTCTGGAAAGGTGGTTCGACCAACAGATAGAAGACAAACATAACAAAGAATGTTTCGACTTGGAAAAGTTCTCTTCCGTACTGGACATGGCAATCAATTGCCTGCCCGAAAAGTGCAAAGAGATCTTTATCCTGAGCCGCAAAGAAAACCTAAGCTACAAACAAATAGCGGAGGTGAAAGGTATTTCCATAAAAACAGTTGAGAACCAGATGGGTATCGCTCTAAAGAAGATTCGTGACTTTATGACATCTTACTCGTTCTCATTCATTTTCTTTTTCCTTTAA
- a CDS encoding RagB/SusD family nutrient uptake outer membrane protein has translation MKHTILTCLSLCLAFCSCTNGLDLYPTDKISSKNFWKTPDDALKGVNATYQYVFPESDEYGLDLLFYESASDNSYNQHSNQFGNFQQIALGAYESNHAAIKKMWDLRYECIRKCNEFMENIARVSMDDNLRERYTGEVRFQRAYAYYYLISLFGDVPLVDKTLTIQEAGKVTRTPKEAVADFILKDLDAAIDVLPESYSGDDDGRATKWAALALKSRVCLLMAGDYRENPDSKYWGMAADAAYKVWKESKHQLYRKGSSGADSYAKLFYDNDASAPNSEVIYEAQFTTLERPLYGFTVKLACVSDGGWNSWSPTQDMVDAYYMKSTGKRIDEEGSGYDPENPYEDRDPRLKATVYYPGNTTLKGLTYNSQPGEGAPDRMDQHNGTKTGYGWKKFLDPTLLGTWDTGKDFPLIRLAEVLLNYAEAKNEELAAPDQSVYDAVNAVRLRVQMPKLEKDLDKNKMRERIRDERRVELAFEGTRFFDIRRWHIAHEVLNRNNGWILGMKLNNPDNYIVNSEGHVRAGIRTFNPDKHYLWPIPQRETELNPHLLPNNPGWN, from the coding sequence ATGAAACATACCATTCTGACTTGCCTGAGCCTATGCCTTGCATTTTGCTCTTGCACAAACGGATTAGATTTATATCCTACAGATAAAATATCTTCCAAAAACTTCTGGAAAACACCGGATGATGCATTGAAGGGTGTCAATGCTACCTATCAATACGTTTTTCCCGAATCGGACGAATACGGATTGGACTTGCTTTTCTACGAATCGGCTTCGGACAATTCATACAACCAGCATAGCAACCAGTTCGGCAACTTCCAGCAAATCGCCCTCGGAGCGTATGAGTCCAATCATGCCGCTATCAAGAAAATGTGGGATTTGCGTTACGAATGCATCCGTAAATGCAATGAATTCATGGAAAATATAGCAAGGGTGTCCATGGACGATAACCTACGTGAGAGATACACCGGGGAAGTACGCTTCCAAAGGGCTTATGCCTATTATTACCTGATTTCCCTGTTCGGAGATGTCCCTTTGGTGGATAAGACACTCACCATTCAGGAAGCCGGTAAAGTGACCCGTACCCCCAAAGAAGCAGTTGCCGATTTCATTCTCAAAGATCTGGATGCAGCTATCGACGTACTTCCCGAATCTTATAGCGGAGACGATGACGGCCGTGCTACCAAATGGGCTGCCCTGGCTCTGAAAAGCAGAGTATGTCTCTTAATGGCAGGAGATTACCGGGAGAATCCCGACAGTAAATACTGGGGAATGGCAGCCGATGCCGCCTATAAAGTATGGAAAGAGAGCAAACACCAACTTTATAGAAAGGGAAGTTCCGGTGCCGACAGTTATGCCAAGTTGTTTTACGACAACGACGCCAGCGCACCCAATTCGGAAGTGATCTATGAAGCCCAATTCACCACCCTTGAGAGACCGCTTTACGGATTTACCGTCAAACTGGCTTGCGTCAGTGACGGTGGATGGAATTCATGGTCACCGACTCAGGACATGGTAGATGCTTACTATATGAAAAGTACGGGGAAACGCATCGATGAAGAAGGCTCGGGATACGATCCCGAAAATCCGTATGAAGACAGAGACCCGCGCCTGAAAGCGACCGTCTATTATCCGGGCAATACGACTCTGAAAGGGTTGACCTACAACAGTCAGCCGGGAGAAGGTGCCCCCGACCGGATGGATCAGCATAACGGTACAAAAACCGGCTATGGCTGGAAGAAATTCCTCGACCCGACCTTACTCGGCACATGGGATACCGGAAAAGATTTCCCCCTCATCCGGTTAGCAGAGGTATTATTGAACTATGCGGAAGCCAAAAATGAGGAACTGGCAGCACCCGACCAAAGTGTTTACGATGCAGTCAATGCCGTACGACTCAGAGTGCAGATGCCTAAGCTGGAAAAGGATCTTGATAAAAACAAGATGAGAGAACGCATCCGCGATGAACGCAGAGTGGAACTTGCCTTCGAGGGTACACGGTTCTTCGATATACGCCGTTGGCACATCGCCCACGAGGTCCTTAACCGAAACAACGGATGGATATTGGGCATGAAGCTCAATAACCCGGACAACTACATCGTGAACAGTGAAGGCCATGTACGTGCCGGAATCCGGACATTCAATCCGGACAAGCACTATCTATGGCCTATCCCGCAAAGAGAAACCGAACTTAATCCCCATTTATTACCCAATAATCCGGGCTGGAATTAA
- a CDS encoding SusC/RagA family TonB-linked outer membrane protein produces the protein MVSSVPLMAQSTTKVQLSAKEFSLDKLIKEIESKTNFTFVFDSSIDLKQKVNTTSGDISSILKKALDHKDITFEFIGKQIVLKKVKAQAPVTKKRLLTGKVTDETGEPLIGVSVLVKGTTMGTVTDLDGMFHLNGDLSDHNMLAFSYIGMNPKELQIGQNNTINVILEADTKALDEVVVVGYGTQKKLNVTGAIDVISSESLEKMPVSNITQSLQGSVPGIIITDGGGKPGTSLSINVRGQGTLGSTEPLVVIDGIPTGIGDFNILNPNDIESISVLKDASSAAIYGSRAANGVLVVTTKKGNKERKPVINFSYNYSSQAPTKVPQMLNSWEYAELRNEQLTNSDKMIQFTPEEIELMKNGMDPDNFSNVNWWDQAVKSHNDMQNVNLRISGGGNKMSYMVSGGYTSQTGLIDYTDFKKYNARANLNFQIIDNLDASASISYYRDETQVPYNYDRFFGEVMNMAPYVPVKKQNGDWGHLNNETTNPIAWIKDGGYRKSYDENLSMSMSANWEIFKGLKLRGQAAYNHWTPGHTEISKTIEMTNEDGSQSLINNPNGVSRQLITKNLIVLQGLLDYEKQFGSHNVHALLGYSDEHYTSSWVGGWRWYVPDNNMEEIDGATGSGDAQGTWGSSDEWRMRSYFGRVNYDFAGKYFVEGNFRYDGSSRLAPGHHYTFFPSGSVGWRISEEPFMNFSRKYLDNLKLRASYGQLGNQSISLYQYAEVITTDPKGYMFGHKWVPGSYIGKLPNTEIGWEISNIFNIGIDLGFFNNRLSATFDWYNKKTNDILLDVPVSSVIGIPVSVQNAGKMKNWGWELLVGWKDHINQFNYSATFSLSDQRNEVLDLKGTGPFKGDRTITQEGYALNTLYAYVADGFYTSEEEIANSPKFEGYASQLKVGDIKYKDLSGPNGVPDGKIDSYDKTYVGWSAPRFMYGLDLTAEWKGLDVRAFLQGVGKRDEYVHGQIIYLSGGFKHIQEDRWNPNRSVEDNLQHAKYPRLTDGQGNNYEMSTFWKHNAAYLRLKNFQIGYTLPKKWTSKVTMEKVRFYFSGNNLFTLTKFPYVDPEGNSSGAYYPQLRTFSFGVDITIGKN, from the coding sequence ATGGTAAGTTCCGTACCGTTAATGGCACAAAGTACAACAAAAGTTCAGCTTTCGGCAAAAGAATTTTCTTTGGACAAGCTGATAAAAGAGATAGAGAGCAAGACAAACTTTACTTTTGTCTTTGACAGCTCCATCGACCTGAAACAAAAAGTCAACACCACATCCGGAGACATTTCTTCCATATTGAAGAAAGCCCTCGATCATAAGGATATCACTTTCGAGTTCATAGGCAAACAGATTGTCTTGAAAAAAGTAAAGGCACAAGCACCCGTAACCAAAAAACGTCTGTTAACCGGAAAGGTTACAGACGAGACGGGTGAACCCCTGATAGGCGTCAGTGTCTTGGTGAAAGGGACTACTATGGGAACCGTCACCGACCTGGATGGAATGTTCCACCTCAACGGAGACCTTTCCGACCATAACATGCTTGCGTTCTCGTACATCGGCATGAATCCGAAAGAGTTACAGATCGGTCAGAACAACACAATCAACGTCATATTGGAGGCGGACACCAAAGCATTGGATGAAGTAGTAGTGGTAGGTTACGGTACTCAGAAAAAACTGAATGTAACCGGAGCCATCGATGTCATTTCATCCGAATCGCTCGAGAAGATGCCGGTATCTAACATCACCCAAAGCCTTCAAGGGAGCGTACCGGGCATTATCATCACCGATGGAGGAGGAAAGCCGGGCACATCCCTCTCTATCAACGTCAGAGGACAAGGTACGCTGGGCAGCACGGAACCTCTGGTCGTCATCGATGGTATCCCAACAGGAATAGGAGATTTCAACATACTCAATCCGAACGATATCGAGTCCATCTCCGTATTGAAAGATGCCTCATCGGCAGCCATCTACGGATCGCGTGCAGCCAACGGTGTGTTGGTAGTCACCACCAAGAAAGGGAATAAAGAACGGAAGCCCGTCATCAACTTCTCATACAACTATTCCTCACAAGCGCCTACCAAAGTTCCTCAGATGCTGAACTCATGGGAATATGCCGAACTACGGAACGAACAGTTGACCAATTCGGACAAAATGATACAGTTCACACCGGAGGAGATAGAACTGATGAAAAACGGGATGGACCCGGATAACTTCTCTAATGTGAATTGGTGGGATCAAGCAGTAAAAAGCCATAATGACATGCAGAATGTGAACCTAAGAATCTCCGGGGGCGGTAACAAGATGAGCTACATGGTGTCGGGAGGCTATACCAGCCAAACCGGACTGATCGACTATACGGATTTCAAGAAATACAATGCAAGAGCAAACTTAAATTTCCAGATCATCGATAACCTAGACGCTTCCGCCAGTATCTCCTACTACCGCGATGAGACGCAAGTGCCTTACAATTACGACCGCTTCTTCGGCGAAGTGATGAACATGGCTCCTTACGTACCCGTAAAAAAGCAAAACGGAGATTGGGGGCACCTCAACAACGAGACGACCAATCCGATTGCCTGGATCAAAGACGGTGGTTACAGGAAAAGTTATGATGAGAACCTGTCCATGTCGATGTCTGCAAACTGGGAGATATTCAAAGGATTGAAATTGAGAGGACAGGCTGCCTACAATCACTGGACACCGGGACATACGGAAATATCCAAGACCATCGAAATGACGAATGAAGACGGTTCCCAATCATTGATCAACAACCCGAACGGTGTCAGCCGCCAGCTAATCACCAAAAATCTGATCGTCCTGCAAGGATTGCTGGATTACGAAAAGCAATTCGGTTCACACAACGTACATGCTTTGCTCGGCTACTCGGACGAACACTATACGAGTTCATGGGTAGGCGGATGGAGATGGTATGTACCGGACAATAACATGGAAGAAATAGACGGTGCCACCGGCTCAGGCGATGCACAGGGCACCTGGGGTTCGTCCGATGAATGGAGAATGCGTTCCTATTTCGGCCGTGTAAACTATGACTTTGCAGGAAAATACTTTGTGGAAGGAAACTTCAGATACGACGGTTCATCACGGTTGGCTCCGGGACATCATTACACTTTCTTCCCTTCCGGTTCGGTGGGATGGAGAATATCGGAAGAACCTTTCATGAACTTCTCCCGGAAGTATCTGGATAACCTGAAACTGCGTGCTTCCTACGGACAGTTGGGAAACCAGAGCATCTCCCTATACCAATATGCGGAGGTCATCACCACCGATCCCAAAGGATATATGTTCGGCCACAAATGGGTTCCGGGATCGTATATCGGCAAACTGCCTAATACGGAGATCGGCTGGGAAATCTCGAACATATTCAATATCGGTATCGATCTGGGCTTCTTCAATAACCGCCTGTCCGCTACTTTCGACTGGTATAACAAGAAGACCAATGACATCCTTCTAGATGTTCCGGTATCTTCCGTCATCGGTATCCCCGTCTCCGTACAGAATGCAGGAAAGATGAAAAACTGGGGATGGGAACTGCTAGTCGGCTGGAAAGACCATATCAACCAGTTCAATTACAGTGCTACCTTTTCACTTTCCGACCAGCGGAATGAGGTTCTCGACCTGAAAGGCACCGGTCCTTTCAAAGGCGACCGCACCATCACTCAGGAAGGTTATGCCCTGAATACTTTATATGCTTACGTAGCCGATGGCTTCTACACTTCCGAAGAAGAAATAGCCAACAGCCCGAAGTTTGAAGGCTACGCCAGCCAATTGAAGGTGGGAGACATCAAGTACAAAGACCTCTCAGGCCCCAACGGAGTGCCCGATGGTAAAATAGACAGTTATGACAAGACTTATGTAGGATGGAGTGCCCCGAGATTCATGTACGGGCTTGATCTGACAGCCGAATGGAAAGGGCTGGATGTACGTGCTTTCCTTCAGGGAGTGGGCAAACGTGACGAATACGTTCATGGACAAATCATCTATCTGAGTGGCGGTTTCAAACATATCCAGGAAGACCGGTGGAACCCGAACCGTTCCGTAGAAGACAATCTGCAACATGCCAAATACCCGCGCCTGACCGATGGCCAAGGAAACAATTACGAAATGTCCACCTTCTGGAAACATAACGCAGCTTATCTGAGACTCAAGAATTTCCAGATAGGTTATACCCTTCCCAAGAAATGGACAAGCAAGGTAACGATGGAAAAGGTACGTTTCTATTTCTCGGGAAACAACCTGTTCACCCTTACCAAGTTCCCTTATGTAGACCCGGAAGGCAATTCGAGCGGGGCATATTATCCACAACTGAGAACCTTCTCATTTGGCGTTGACATAACAATCGGAAAAAATTAA
- the lepB gene encoding signal peptidase I: MRKATRAQWIKCTIAIILYLAFLVWVKSWWGLIVVPFIFDIYITKKIPWSFWKKSKNPTVRSIMSWVDAIVFALVAVYFVNIYVFQNYQIPSSSLEKSLLVGDFLYVSKMSYGPRVPNTPLSMPLAQHTLPIINTKSYIEWPQWKYKRVPGFGKVKMNDIVVFNFPAGDTVSLKYQQTESYESLIYNVGKQIYSKDINMDSLSSIQQRIIYDLYYDAGRKYINSHPEEFDKIVYRPVDRRENYVKRCVGLPGDTLQIKDRIIYIDGVAQEEPEDIQFQYEVYPTGKLIPDEFFHDELGLSNEDLQSYSPNAKKFYLPLTKKAFDKLLGRKDLVTSIEPIVPVPAHNLYPLNKYTDWTVDNYGPIWIPSKGSTITLTMDNLPFYERCIVAYEGNKLEVKENGDIYINGEKTDKYTFKMDYYWMMGDNRHNSQDSRYWGFVPEDHVVGKPLVVWLSLDKDRGWFNGKIRWNRLFKWVG, from the coding sequence ATGAGAAAAGCAACGCGCGCGCAATGGATCAAATGTACGATCGCCATCATACTCTACCTGGCATTCCTGGTATGGGTAAAAAGTTGGTGGGGATTAATTGTAGTACCTTTCATTTTTGATATCTACATCACGAAGAAAATTCCCTGGTCGTTCTGGAAGAAGTCCAAGAATCCTACTGTACGAAGTATTATGAGTTGGGTGGATGCCATCGTATTTGCATTGGTAGCTGTTTATTTTGTGAATATATACGTATTCCAGAATTACCAGATACCCTCTTCTTCACTGGAGAAGTCCTTGCTGGTAGGTGATTTCCTGTATGTCAGCAAGATGAGTTATGGTCCCCGCGTTCCCAACACTCCTCTTTCAATGCCGCTGGCTCAGCATACGCTACCTATCATCAATACCAAATCATACATCGAATGGCCACAATGGAAATACAAACGGGTTCCGGGATTCGGGAAAGTGAAAATGAATGATATCGTTGTATTCAATTTCCCGGCAGGCGACACTGTCTCATTGAAATATCAACAAACCGAATCTTATGAAAGCCTTATATATAATGTTGGCAAACAGATCTATTCCAAGGATATCAACATGGACAGTCTTTCAAGTATTCAACAACGCATCATTTATGATTTATACTATGATGCAGGCAGAAAATATATCAATTCTCATCCTGAAGAATTCGATAAGATAGTCTACCGTCCGGTTGACCGCCGTGAGAACTATGTAAAACGCTGTGTAGGTCTCCCCGGAGATACCCTGCAAATCAAAGACCGTATCATCTACATCGATGGTGTAGCGCAAGAAGAACCGGAAGATATTCAATTCCAGTACGAAGTATATCCTACGGGTAAATTGATACCGGATGAATTCTTTCATGACGAGTTAGGACTGAGCAACGAAGACCTCCAATCTTACAGTCCGAATGCCAAAAAGTTTTATCTGCCCCTCACAAAAAAAGCATTCGACAAACTTTTAGGACGCAAAGATCTGGTAACATCCATCGAGCCGATCGTTCCGGTACCGGCACATAACCTCTATCCGTTAAACAAGTACACTGATTGGACGGTAGACAACTACGGTCCTATCTGGATTCCCTCCAAAGGTTCCACTATCACGCTGACAATGGACAATCTGCCCTTTTATGAACGTTGCATTGTCGCTTATGAAGGCAACAAGCTGGAGGTAAAAGAAAACGGTGACATCTATATCAATGGAGAGAAAACAGACAAATATACCTTCAAGATGGATTACTACTGGATGATGGGCGATAACCGTCACAACTCGCAGGATTCGCGTTACTGGGGTTTCGTTCCCGAAGACCATGTAGTAGGGAAACCGCTTGTCGTATGGTTGTCATTGGATAAAGACCGTGGTTGGTTCAATGGAAAAATCCGTTGGAACCGTCTTTTCAAATGGGTGGGATGA
- the dapB gene encoding 4-hydroxy-tetrahydrodipicolinate reductase, whose translation MKIALIGYGKMGKEIEKVALSRGHEIVSIIDINNQEDFESEAFRSADVAIEFTNPKVAYNNYIRTFKAGVKLVSGSTGWMAEHGEEIKALCQKEGKTLFWSSNFSLGVAIFSAVNKYLAKIMNRFPGYDVTMSETHHVHKLDAPSGTAITLAEGILENLDRKDRWVKEEATSADELPIRSVREGEVFGIHTVRYDSVADSISITHDAKNRGGFALGAVLAAEYTSDKQGFLGMSDLFPFLKD comes from the coding sequence ATGAAAATAGCATTAATCGGCTACGGAAAAATGGGTAAAGAGATCGAAAAAGTAGCCCTAAGCCGCGGACACGAGATTGTCAGCATCATCGATATCAACAATCAGGAGGATTTTGAATCCGAGGCTTTCCGTTCGGCGGACGTAGCGATCGAATTCACCAATCCTAAAGTAGCCTACAATAACTATATACGCACATTCAAAGCCGGTGTGAAGCTGGTCTCCGGCAGTACGGGCTGGATGGCGGAGCATGGTGAAGAGATAAAAGCACTCTGCCAGAAAGAAGGAAAGACATTGTTTTGGTCGTCCAATTTCAGTTTGGGGGTAGCTATCTTCTCGGCAGTGAACAAGTATCTGGCAAAGATAATGAACCGATTCCCCGGATATGACGTAACGATGAGCGAAACACACCATGTGCATAAGCTCGATGCGCCAAGCGGTACCGCCATCACGCTGGCGGAAGGCATTCTGGAAAATCTGGATCGTAAAGACCGTTGGGTAAAGGAAGAGGCAACTTCCGCAGACGAACTTCCTATCCGTTCCGTCCGGGAAGGAGAGGTATTCGGCATCCACACCGTCCGTTATGATTCGGTGGCAGACAGTATTTCAATAACTCATGATGCAAAAAATCGTGGAGGTTTTGCTCTGGGTGCAGTCCTTGCAGCCGAATATACGTCAGACAAACAAGGATTCCTGGGTATGAGCGACCTGTTTCCGTTTCTAAAAGATTAA
- a CDS encoding FecR family protein produces the protein MDIYEIISKYLTGESSEAENNELANWRKLNGENEKVFQELRESWELANGDAPSPYYPDKEKVWNRITTNIKQVKMTKTYTHRLLIRTASIAAMFALIIGFSASWLFTLTDSKPEENITFRTRWGEKAEISLPDGSVVLLNSGSTLTYNTDYNFRNRKVRLEGQAFFDVAKDTRNPFTVGVGNIQINVHGTAFDVNGYKEDASIEVSLLRGHVSIANDQGNLLADMKPDQKAIIRKDDFSQNRLIACNADTESVWRYNKLKIENEPLETVLHKMERWYGVHIQLSGSPKHKHYWLTIKTESLTEMLEVINKITPIDYKIDGEEVNISYK, from the coding sequence ATGGACATATACGAAATCATATCGAAATATCTAACAGGCGAAAGCTCGGAAGCGGAGAACAACGAGTTGGCAAACTGGCGAAAACTCAACGGAGAGAATGAGAAAGTCTTTCAGGAACTCAGAGAAAGCTGGGAATTGGCAAACGGTGATGCTCCGTCTCCTTACTATCCTGACAAAGAAAAAGTATGGAACCGGATAACAACGAACATCAAACAGGTAAAGATGACAAAAACCTATACCCACCGTCTTTTGATCCGCACGGCAAGCATTGCAGCGATGTTCGCTCTAATCATTGGATTTTCTGCCTCTTGGCTTTTCACCTTAACGGACAGCAAGCCAGAAGAGAATATCACTTTCAGGACACGTTGGGGAGAAAAAGCGGAAATCAGCCTGCCGGATGGTTCGGTGGTATTACTAAATTCCGGTTCAACCCTGACTTATAATACAGATTACAATTTCCGTAACCGGAAAGTCCGACTGGAAGGACAAGCATTCTTCGATGTGGCAAAGGACACCAGAAACCCATTTACCGTTGGTGTGGGCAACATCCAAATCAACGTTCACGGAACAGCTTTCGATGTCAACGGATACAAAGAAGATGCCTCCATTGAAGTCTCTCTCCTGAGAGGTCATGTGAGCATCGCCAACGACCAAGGAAACTTGTTAGCCGACATGAAACCCGACCAGAAAGCCATCATCCGGAAAGATGACTTTTCACAGAACCGGCTCATCGCCTGCAATGCCGATACTGAAAGTGTATGGAGATACAATAAACTTAAAATAGAAAATGAACCCTTGGAAACCGTATTGCACAAAATGGAACGTTGGTATGGTGTACACATCCAACTCTCCGGTTCTCCGAAACATAAACATTACTGGTTGACCATTAAAACAGAATCATTAACCGAAATGCTTGAGGTTATCAATAAGATAACCCCGATCGACTATAAAATAGACGGAGAGGAGGTGAATATATCATACAAATAA